Within the Aspergillus luchuensis IFO 4308 DNA, chromosome 5, nearly complete sequence genome, the region CAGATGACTGAGAGCCCACAACAACCTGCACAGATTATTAGCACCATAGCAGGGGCGGACTCTTGCCGGGTGAATATTGAAGGAACGTACAATCTGCGGCAAGTCAAGGGAGTCATTTCCGATCGTATTAAAGACAAGATCTTGAAGCTTGTTCACAGTCACAAGCAGATCTTCGCTAAGAGCTGTCATCGTTGTAAAAGTGCCCAGTGATACAGGCCCCAATGCCTTTGTCAAACGTGGATGATCTTCTTGACAATACTGGGGAAAATAATAACTGAGAGGTACAGTTTCATGTTAGGTGCTGTATGCTCACAATATCTCTGCCAACATTCACAAAAAACGGGGCTAACCTTTCTTTCAATGCTTCAAAtatcgaagaagaaataacGAAGTATGCAACCCGGGCAGCGCCCTTTATCCTTTTCTGTAGTACCCTCAGTGGTTCACTCCGCCGGATTTCATGTGCAGTAGAGTTAGATCAGAATGTCATGTGATTATTACTAATGAGTAGTGGCACCGCTTTCTACCTTCTGATTCGTTCGTTTTAACAGCGGTCCATCGGCTTTCTGGACCTCTATTCAGAGTCACGGTACTGCTATGCACCCATGTTGTTTTGAACTTCAGCCACTTCCTTCTTCGGTGAAGTCTTGCATataccaacaacacccttcttctcgaccTAGAAATATTTGACCCCGCTGACCAAACAATACAAGGCTCGAAACTATACACTATGAATTGATAACAAGTGCATACTAAGTACATTTACAAAGCACCAAAGGCAGGAAACaagcccctcccccaaaCAACAACCTGCCAAGGAAAGTTGCACCTTCGCAGAAATACTTctgttctttccccctcgCCAGTTGATTTCTTCATGCTCAACTCGGCCACGTTCGGGTGTCGCACTCAGCGAGTCTGCAGTAGACAAGGATTGCACGGCAATTATTTCGCAAGTTGCACATAGTTGGCTGGGAAGAGCCCCTTCTTACCAAGGTACTCACCAAACCACCAATCATCATCGGGGAATTCCTGGAGGACATAGGCAATCGCCCAGATGATTAGCTATCAATGATTGAAGGCTTCCTCATAtgctgggaagaggggaaaagggggCATCGAGATTTATAGGCTCGAATAATCACGACTTACAATGTTAGTTATTTCAGCGCCCTCGGGAAAGCTGAGTTCGTTATCTTCAGCGGCTTCATAGTCATACAGAGCCGTCGCAGTAGACTCATTGATTGGCAcgggagccggagccggagccggagatTCAGTGACTTTGGTGACAGGTACTGGAGAATCCGATTCAACCGTATCTTCGTGACGTCCTGAAGCCGCCTGGGTCGGTTCCTCATCTGCAACTACCTCCACATAATTGCTGGGGAAAAGTCCTCTATCTCCCTGGGCGTTCGACCCTAACCACCAGTCCTGATCGACCATCTCGATATTAGTAACGTACTCGCCTTCCTTCAATTCGATCTCAttatcttctgctttctcGTAATCATACTGTACGAGAGCTTTAATCCCATCTTCTTGCATTTCATCACCAACAGTAGCTTGGGCCGTTGCCCGTCCAATGTCGTGcacatcatcctccagctcctcttctttggGCACTGCGTCTTGTAGACTTCCGATGGGTATCACAGGTGGCGAGCGTTGCTCCTCGTGAACATCAGTAGGTCCTTTACCCACGGGTAGGGCAACGCGTATTGGGGAAGTTTCGCGCTCCGGACTgggtggggttggagatCGAGGCTGTTGCGGCGGGGTGGGAAGCTCTTGACGAGTTACAGGCTCTTGAGGAGCTTCCAAGTCCTGAGAATCGACCCGCAGACCAGGtaaaggaatggaatggcTGCTATTCTTGGCATTTTCTCGTACCAGAGGAGAGTCTGGCGCAGGGCCTTGAGAAAATTGATCCCTGATAGCACTGACACTTGGTTGGGGAGTTTGGGTATCAATTTGGGTCGACTCAGTAGGAGCAGAATCTGACGCCTGGTACGGCTGGGGAACGTCACTATCGAAGGACTTGCCGGTGTTAGTGGTCTGAACCGGGGCCCAAGTTTTGCCGCTATAGGAACTCTTCCATTCCCCCTTTTCACTTTCCTGGTTGATGGCAGTGGCGCCATTAGACGGTAGCGGGGCCGATACATTCTCTTGTCCACGCTCTTTAGCTTTCCTCTCTGCCCAGAGTTGTGCCGGCGTCTTTCCACCTTCATCGGCAAATGTACGGCTTGCACTGCCAATCTGTGCGGTAGAAGAGCCCGGCTTTGTAGAAGGGGCAACGGGCAGAGGCGGTTTTGTACCCACGAACGCTGAATTAATACCGAACTTGTTCGCCACTTTCGGCTTCGGTAAGCTGCTCAGACGCTCGGAACTGCTGGATGGCGCTGCATTAGTCAATTCGTGAGAGCCGCGCTCGTTGTCAGCTGTAGAAACGTTTGGCTTCTGTACTTTGGACCGAATTGCAGCGATGTCGACTTTTCCGACGGGCTCATATGCACCCCGCACAGGCTCTGGCTTATCATCACTAAAGTTGCCTGCTTCGCGGGCCTGTTTCCGGATTGTGGCAATATCTACCTTCCCAACAGGTTGGTAACCGCCTTTGACAATATCGCCACGATCCTCAGAACGCTGCGCGTCATTCACGGCCGTGGCATCTCTTGGCTCTGACCTCAGTTTCTGGATATCAACCTTCGTCGGCTTATAGGCTGGTTGGACCTTTTCAAGTTCGGTCCTAGTAACAGGTGGCGCATCAGGGCCCCAGccatcattgtcatcatGGCTCCGGACTACCCGCTGTGGGCCCGATCCCCCTGCTCTCAGATCAATGCCAGCAGTTCGGCTAGGGGTGAAAACAGGCTTCGTCGATATCGGCGGCTTGGGTGTCAAGGATGGTTGTTGGGCTGTACCTGGGGTATACTTTGCGCCAGATGAGTCGCCAACTTTCTGTATGATTCCTTCGGCGGTTAGGTCTCCCTCCGAGCGAGCAGTTATCTGTACATGGTATCCCTGGTAGATATTTTAGTCAGATAAGAAGTAGGAATGGGGCAAGTGTGAACTAACGTGCAAAAACTTCGAAACGGCAGACAAATGACTGGTAAAATATCCTTTTGTCCGTTCAGGAACACCTTCGCCGCACCAGGCAATGAGAACATTCTTGGGAAGACCCGTGTTCGGATCTACAACCTTGACATAAGCGAACTGTATTTTCCCTTCTGAAAATTCATCGATAAGATCCGCCAATTCCCCGGCTTGTGAAATATAGTCAGTTAAAGTTTCATTTAGTTAGTGGGAGAGACTTACCTCCGGTATCTTGAACCTTCAAGACACTTTCTTTGTTAGAACTCTCTTTCTGGAATGCATTGACGAGTGGTGTAGAGACAGAGAAGATCGCCCATTGTCCATAAGTAGGAGATTTTGTGTCAGAACCCGCAAAAGAAGAGTTCACGACATTCTGATAGCTCTTTGATATCGAAGGTCCATTTGCCGATAAGTTCAGGGTCGCCATATCTACCAGCTGGTTCACCACAAAAGCTTCAAATGTCTGTGTAATAACCTAACACAATTGTTCCCTGTCAGACGTGGCAAAAGGCAACAAGTGACGCTCCAAATTTGTATGACACTAGCGAGATTGAATTGTATACCTTTATCAACTAGAAATGATCGTATGTATGGAAGAACACCGGGTGATAGTTTGGTAAATAGGAGTAGTTGTGTCTGCCTAGGAGTCATGTTCAGACTAGCGGGATACGTCACACTCTACGGAGTATGGGGGGCACCGGAATCCGGAACAACAGTTGGGCGAGGCGGTGCACTCCCCTTTACAGTATCAGTAATTCAGTACGAATAAGGTACCCAGGCACCTTGAACACCGAACACTCGGGTAACTTGCCCACTGTAACTACCTACTGTAGATCTGGCTAGAAATCGGGCCCGAGGGATGCCCAGCTGGGCATAACAGGGCAACCGGATGTTTCTGGCTGCAGACGATGTCCATTATGGATATACTACTATAAAGAATCGAGGCGAAGGCGGCAGAGGGGAAATATGTCTACATAAATACATAATGAGCGTGCCAGGCTTCAGTTGAGATACCACTGAAATACTCCGCACTTCGTACTTTGTGAATTAAAACGCAGTTAAGGCCTACCATCCAACCACCCCGAGCCACAAAATAAAGTTCAGGGGTTAATTTCAACAAAGTCCTGACTTGAGCGTTACCTTCAAGACTGGGCCTTTGGTCTAGCTTTAGCACTCCACAAAtgcttcttgatgttctAATCACACAAGTGTCCTTCACTAGGCGACTTGAGGTCGTTGCTATACAGTTAGGCCCGGCTTGTTCGAGTTACTGGGGCGCTGGCTTCCTTTACTGCGGCCAATCGGCAGGCACGAATAAGCCATGCATGACAATCTACAGTACTGTGTATCAGAATCTACATTTACATTTAACTTCAGTAACTATGAAACCATAACAGTATAGTTTTAGTAACTTACACCAGTCCGCATTGATACAAAGAGGTGGCTGCTAATCGGATGGCATTTTCACCATACGGACTGCATCCTATACCGGATTCTGTTTCTGCTGTACCAGCAGCACTCTGATTAGTAGCTGATCCTGGATTTTGACTTCTAATCGATCAGAGCGATTTTACAGTATTTGTATAGTATTCGATTAGAAAATCTCCTTCCCGGCTATTTGagtataataatttactacttTGCTCTTACCAGGGGATTTGGAGTGTATGAAAGTTATTAGAGTAGTAAGATTTATTGGAGATTTGTATGACTTGATTTTCGATCTACTTTGTGCTTATAGTGGTCAAGAATACAATCATGTCGAATTAGATCTAATATGCAGTTTGTATGGTGTAAAATCGTCATCTGTTTAGCAGTTGCCTAGATAGAGCGATAGCTTTTTCGGTTGCTCTCCGAAATTACGTTACGTGTATGGGAGGTACCGCATACTACTGTGTTTTCTGCAAGCCGAACTAGCTTGGTACAAAATAACTACTAATTACATCATAGTACTGTAGCGAGTGGAATCATGTGACGAGATTTAGGGCCAGCGCATAGCGTAGTGTGGAAGATATGCCGAGTAACAAGGCAGGTACTACCTAAGGTATTAGATACAAATGCTAGTATGTATATATCAAATCAATGAAAGATTTACCCCGCGAAACTTCCATTTTATCTTACCAGCTGCACGTACATATTGAATGAAAATGTCTGATACAACCAATACATTCTGGTCCCCGACAGGCGCAATAACCAGCGGGTATTACTTGGAATTACATAAAATTTACGTTTACGTACAGCGGTGAAGCCTTCAGTTTGCTCATACCAAATTTCGTCCAGCCAGCTTGGACCTGACCAGTGTCACAATATTGTACAGAAGCACCTGTTCGTGTAAACTGCCCTAGCAGTTGTCAAGGGATGACCTCTTCACACTCAGGTCATGCTCTCAGGCTGGATGCCAATGCCAGCACATCTCAAGATCCATCAGAAAATGGTGTTCATCTACAAACTAACAACAATGTCGACGGCCCATCGCTTGTTCCTGGTGACGAAAGGATAGAAGTGGTTGAGCCGAACAACTGCGACGTTGATTCAACAGAAACAGATTCGGGAAGCATTCTTCCAAGGGAT harbors:
- a CDS encoding putative actin binding protein (COG:Z;~EggNog:ENOG410PJW6;~InterPro:IPR002108,IPR036028,IPR035718,IPR035719, IPR001452,IPR029006;~PFAM:PF14604,PF00241,PF07653,PF00018;~go_function: GO:0003779 - actin binding [Evidence IEA];~go_function: GO:0005515 - protein binding [Evidence IEA]), yielding MATLNLSANGPSISKSYQNVVNSSFAGSDTKSPTYGQWAIFSVSTPLVNAFQKESSNKESVLKVQDTGAGELADLIDEFSEGKIQFAYVKVVDPNTGLPKNVLIAWCGEGVPERTKGYFTSHLSAVSKFLHGYHVQITARSEGDLTAEGIIQKVGDSSGAKYTPGTAQQPSLTPKPPISTKPVFTPSRTAGIDLRAGGSGPQRVVRSHDDNDGWGPDAPPVTRTELEKVQPAYKPTKVDIQKLRSEPRDATAVNDAQRSEDRGDIVKGGYQPVGKVDIATIRKQAREAGNFSDDKPEPVRGAYEPVGKVDIAAIRSKVQKPNVSTADNERGSHELTNAAPSSSSERLSSLPKPKVANKFGINSAFVGTKPPLPVAPSTKPGSSTAQIGSASRTFADEGGKTPAQLWAERKAKERGQENVSAPLPSNGATAINQESEKGEWKSSYSGKTWAPVQTTNTGKSFDSDVPQPYQASDSAPTESTQIDTQTPQPSVSAIRDQFSQGPAPDSPLVRENAKNSSHSIPLPGLRVDSQDLEAPQEPVTRQELPTPPQQPRSPTPPSPERETSPIRVALPVGKGPTDVHEEQRSPPVIPIGSLQDAVPKEEELEDDVHDIGRATAQATVGDEMQEDGIKALVQYDYEKAEDNEIELKEGEYVTNIEMVDQDWWLGSNAQGDRGLFPSNYVEVVADEEPTQAASGRHEDTVESDSPVPVTKVTESPAPAPAPVPINESTATALYDYEAAEDNELSFPEGAEITNIEFPDDDWWFGEYLGKKGLFPANYVQLAK